Proteins from a single region of Hypomesus transpacificus isolate Combined female chromosome 9, fHypTra1, whole genome shotgun sequence:
- the LOC124471658 gene encoding receptor-type tyrosine-protein phosphatase gamma-like isoform X2, which yields MRRERRATGDHYWAYSGSHGPGHWALTYPECGETYQSPVDIVDGEAHLSQECQELTLDGFSEESSNRTSMKNTGKTVAIMLKDDYFVRGAGLPGRFKAEKVEFHWGQNNGSEGSEHGISGRRFPVEMQIYLFNSDDFESLNAAIKEKRIIAAMAVFFEVGRRNNPAVDPIIQGLKRVVHHEKETVLSSFILRDLLPSSLTSYYRYTGSLTTPPCSRVVEWIIFSRPVFLSHSQLEAFYSIFTTEQQDHVKSVEYLRNNYRPLQHLDSRKLFKSSVKDAWQRDLTDVLLNPHATEATRGTKGYTSLTQRTTCSVFMKPTLHPFVVYMRVSEL from the exons atgaggagggagaggagagctaCAGGAGATCACTACTGGGCATATTCAG ggaGCCATGGGCCAGGGCACTGGGCCTTAACCTACCCAGAGTGTGGGGAGACTTACCAGTCACCTGTGGACATTGTAGACGGGGAGGCCCACCTGTCACAGGAGTGCCAGGAACTGACGCTGGATGGTTTCTCTGAAGAGTCCTCCAACAGGACCTCCATGAAGAACACTGGGAAGACAG TGGCCATTATGCTGAAGGATGACTACTTTGTGAGGGGAGCGGGCCTGCCTGGGAGGTTTAAGGCAGAGAAGGTGGAGTTCCACTGGGGCCAGAACAACGGCTCTGAGGGCTCTGAACACGGCATCAGCGGCAGGAGGTTCCCAGTGGAG ATGCAGATCTACCTGTTTAACTCTGATGATTTTGAAAGCCTCAATGCTGCCATCAAGGAGAAACGCATCATAGCGGCCATGGCAGTATTCTTTGAG GTGGGGCGGAGAAACAATCCAGCTGTGGACCCCATCATCCAGGGACTGAAGCGGGTCGTACACCATG AGAAGGAGACAGTCCTCAGCTCGTTCATCCTGAGGGACCTGCTGCCTTCCTCCCTGACCAGCTACTACCGCTACACAGGCTCTCTCACCACCCCGCCCTGCAGCAGGGTGGTGGAGTGGATCATCTTCTCCaggcctgtcttcctgtcccacTCACAG CTGGAGGCCTTCTACTCCATCTTCACCACAGAACAGCAGGACCACGTCAAGTCTGTGGAGTACCTGAGGAACAACTACAGACCCCTGCAGCACCTGGACAGCCGAAAGCTCTTCAAGTCCTCTGTGAAGGACGCCTGGCAGAGGGACCTGACAGACGTTCTGCTGAATCCCCACGCCACTGAGGCCACCAGAGGTACAAAGGGTTACACCTCACTCACTCAACGTACCACTTGCAGTGTATTCATGAAGCCTACCCTTCATCCATTTGTCGTATACATGCGCGTGTCAGAGCTGTGA
- the LOC124471658 gene encoding receptor-type tyrosine-protein phosphatase gamma-like isoform X1, translating to MRRILDSSFWWIVPLIFSTLTKPTDSHPAPQGGQPGSVGQKAHGNHGMRRERRATGDHYWAYSGSHGPGHWALTYPECGETYQSPVDIVDGEAHLSQECQELTLDGFSEESSNRTSMKNTGKTVAIMLKDDYFVRGAGLPGRFKAEKVEFHWGQNNGSEGSEHGISGRRFPVEMQIYLFNSDDFESLNAAIKEKRIIAAMAVFFEVGRRNNPAVDPIIQGLKRVVHHEKETVLSSFILRDLLPSSLTSYYRYTGSLTTPPCSRVVEWIIFSRPVFLSHSQLEAFYSIFTTEQQDHVKSVEYLRNNYRPLQHLDSRKLFKSSVKDAWQRDLTDVLLNPHATEATRGTKGYTSLTQRTTCSVFMKPTLHPFVVYMRVSEL from the exons CTCCACAGGGTGGCCAGCCCGGATCGGTGGGACAGAAGGCTCATGGGAACCATggcatgaggagggagaggagagctaCAGGAGATCACTACTGGGCATATTCAG ggaGCCATGGGCCAGGGCACTGGGCCTTAACCTACCCAGAGTGTGGGGAGACTTACCAGTCACCTGTGGACATTGTAGACGGGGAGGCCCACCTGTCACAGGAGTGCCAGGAACTGACGCTGGATGGTTTCTCTGAAGAGTCCTCCAACAGGACCTCCATGAAGAACACTGGGAAGACAG TGGCCATTATGCTGAAGGATGACTACTTTGTGAGGGGAGCGGGCCTGCCTGGGAGGTTTAAGGCAGAGAAGGTGGAGTTCCACTGGGGCCAGAACAACGGCTCTGAGGGCTCTGAACACGGCATCAGCGGCAGGAGGTTCCCAGTGGAG ATGCAGATCTACCTGTTTAACTCTGATGATTTTGAAAGCCTCAATGCTGCCATCAAGGAGAAACGCATCATAGCGGCCATGGCAGTATTCTTTGAG GTGGGGCGGAGAAACAATCCAGCTGTGGACCCCATCATCCAGGGACTGAAGCGGGTCGTACACCATG AGAAGGAGACAGTCCTCAGCTCGTTCATCCTGAGGGACCTGCTGCCTTCCTCCCTGACCAGCTACTACCGCTACACAGGCTCTCTCACCACCCCGCCCTGCAGCAGGGTGGTGGAGTGGATCATCTTCTCCaggcctgtcttcctgtcccacTCACAG CTGGAGGCCTTCTACTCCATCTTCACCACAGAACAGCAGGACCACGTCAAGTCTGTGGAGTACCTGAGGAACAACTACAGACCCCTGCAGCACCTGGACAGCCGAAAGCTCTTCAAGTCCTCTGTGAAGGACGCCTGGCAGAGGGACCTGACAGACGTTCTGCTGAATCCCCACGCCACTGAGGCCACCAGAGGTACAAAGGGTTACACCTCACTCACTCAACGTACCACTTGCAGTGTATTCATGAAGCCTACCCTTCATCCATTTGTCGTATACATGCGCGTGTCAGAGCTGTGA